From the genome of Candidatus Poribacteria bacterium, one region includes:
- a CDS encoding ABC transporter ATP-binding protein: MFRREKEVIRAVDGISLEVNIGEIYGILGANGSGKSTLIRLISTLLLPDAGNIQVFGDDVVTNSLKVRQVMNRVSVEASFFKRLSSQENLIYAARLYGIPAPEAGRRSQQILERLGFAADRMNEEMEHLSRGMQQKVAIARALLTTPMLLLLDEPTTGLDPKSKRDVQAFIEEIRQERNAVILLTTHDMAEAERLCDKIAIIDKGQFIAEGTVEELIANAPSQNGVPATLEDVFIALTGKGIEEEE, translated from the coding sequence ATGTTCAGGCGCGAGAAGGAAGTCATCCGGGCAGTTGACGGTATCTCTTTAGAGGTAAACATCGGAGAAATCTACGGGATTCTCGGTGCGAATGGCTCGGGAAAATCGACGCTGATTCGTCTCATTTCAACGCTACTACTGCCTGATGCTGGGAATATTCAGGTCTTCGGAGACGACGTGGTAACAAATAGTCTGAAGGTTCGACAGGTGATGAACCGCGTCTCTGTTGAGGCTTCTTTCTTTAAACGTCTCTCTTCGCAAGAGAACCTGATTTACGCTGCCCGCCTCTACGGTATCCCTGCTCCCGAAGCCGGACGAAGATCACAGCAGATTTTGGAAAGACTCGGCTTTGCGGCAGATCGGATGAACGAGGAGATGGAGCATCTGTCGCGCGGGATGCAACAGAAAGTCGCCATCGCGCGTGCCTTACTCACCACCCCTATGCTACTCCTACTCGATGAGCCGACGACAGGACTCGATCCGAAATCTAAACGCGATGTGCAAGCCTTTATTGAAGAGATCCGTCAAGAGCGGAACGCTGTCATACTCCTAACGACGCACGATATGGCGGAGGCAGAGAGGTTGTGCGACAAGATCGCAATTATCGATAAAGGACAGTTTATCGCAGAAGGGACAGTCGAGGAACTCATCGCGAATGCCCCATCTCAGAACGGGGTGCCAGCGACGTTAGAGGACGTGTTTATTGCACTGACGGGGAAAGGGATTGAGGAGGAAGAGTAG
- a CDS encoding ABC transporter permease, whose product MLNFVRETIVSYAFIERNFNLLKRYMSWEILFFSYSIVNALTIGLIMVGRGSSQDVLYLVIGALVWGFLSIMMREVSDAITWERWEGTIEYTFMAPIYRITHLVGSCLFAILYGLLRTALVLAIIPFFFGEHIDLSNANWLTMVVTVLISSLSFIGIGLMAAIFPLLSPEKGQAATGIIESMLLLVSGIYYEIEVLPAWLQPISKISPATYTLRSIRAAMLENAPVQSQVGNLALLLIIGILLIPLGFLIFHLGEKYAKRVGRLKRSG is encoded by the coding sequence ATGCTGAATTTTGTTCGGGAAACGATTGTCTCTTATGCTTTTATTGAACGCAACTTCAATCTGCTGAAGCGGTATATGAGCTGGGAAATTCTCTTTTTCAGTTATTCCATCGTCAATGCGCTAACAATCGGCTTGATTATGGTAGGACGTGGCAGCAGTCAAGATGTGCTTTACCTCGTCATTGGCGCACTCGTTTGGGGGTTTCTCTCCATTATGATGCGTGAGGTGAGCGATGCGATTACATGGGAGAGATGGGAGGGGACGATTGAATATACCTTTATGGCACCGATTTACCGCATCACGCACCTTGTCGGTTCCTGTCTATTTGCAATTCTATATGGGTTGCTGCGGACAGCCTTAGTTTTGGCGATAATCCCCTTCTTTTTTGGGGAACACATTGATTTAAGCAACGCCAATTGGCTAACGATGGTGGTCACTGTTCTTATCTCCAGTCTCTCTTTCATCGGTATCGGGCTGATGGCGGCGATATTTCCATTGTTGTCACCGGAGAAGGGACAAGCCGCAACAGGGATCATTGAGTCGATGCTACTCTTAGTCTCCGGTATCTACTATGAAATTGAGGTGTTACCAGCATGGCTTCAACCGATTTCCAAAATTTCGCCTGCCACGTATACACTCAGGTCGATTCGTGCAGCGATGCTTGAGAACGCGCCTGTTCAGAGCCAAGTGGGTAATCTCGCTTTACTCCTCATCATTGGTATCCTACTCATTCCACTTGGATTTTTGATTTTCCATTTGGGTGAAAAATACGCCAAACGCGTCGGTAGGCTGAAAAGGAGTGGTTAG